In Micrococcales bacterium, the following are encoded in one genomic region:
- a CDS encoding NAD(P)(+) transhydrogenase (Re/Si-specific) subunit beta encodes MSYSLLTGSYIIAGLLFILALAGLSKHETSKQGNTFGIIGMSLALIITILATVFKVKSSEGLTVMPAAPTWVIIAIVGAMGLGAAFGVFKALRVEMTGMPELIALLHSFVGLAAVLVGWVSYLEPGHAGDKVHYAELYIGIFIGAVTFTGSIIAYLKLSAKMRSAPLALPKHNIINLGVVAVFIGLTAWFVALPNNSHVGGSNPTLGLVLTAVVTLLALGLGVHMVTAIGGGDMPVVVSMLNSYSGWAAAAAGFTLGNDLLIITGALVGSSGAYLSYIMSKGMNRRFLSVIAGGFGSDGQVVGEAKEYGQHSELVATEVAELLKESKSVIIVPGYGMAVAQAQGSVANLTQKLRDRGIETRFAIHPVAGRLPGHMNVLLAEAKVPYDIVLEMDEINDDFPDTDVVLVIGANDVVNPEALTDPNSPIAGMPVCHVWESGQVVIFKRSMATGYAGVQNPLFFRDNSAMCFGDAKDRMEDIIHAL; translated from the coding sequence ATGTCATATTCACTTCTGACTGGCTCCTACATCATTGCCGGCCTACTGTTCATCCTGGCACTAGCCGGCTTGTCCAAACACGAGACCTCGAAGCAGGGCAACACCTTCGGCATCATCGGCATGTCGCTGGCCCTGATCATTACCATCCTGGCGACCGTTTTCAAGGTCAAGTCCAGCGAAGGCCTGACAGTCATGCCGGCCGCCCCCACCTGGGTGATTATCGCCATCGTCGGGGCCATGGGCCTGGGCGCGGCTTTTGGCGTCTTCAAGGCCCTGCGGGTCGAGATGACGGGTATGCCAGAACTAATCGCCCTACTGCACTCCTTTGTTGGCCTGGCCGCCGTGCTGGTGGGCTGGGTCTCCTATCTGGAGCCAGGTCACGCGGGGGATAAGGTCCACTACGCCGAGCTCTACATTGGCATTTTCATTGGCGCGGTCACCTTCACCGGCTCGATCATCGCCTACCTGAAACTAAGCGCCAAAATGCGCTCGGCGCCGTTGGCTCTGCCCAAACACAACATCATCAACCTTGGTGTGGTGGCCGTATTCATTGGCCTGACGGCCTGGTTTGTGGCCTTGCCCAATAACTCCCATGTCGGTGGTTCCAACCCGACACTTGGTCTGGTCTTGACCGCAGTGGTGACGCTACTGGCACTAGGGCTGGGTGTGCATATGGTCACGGCTATTGGCGGCGGAGACATGCCCGTGGTCGTCTCGATGCTGAACTCCTACTCCGGTTGGGCGGCTGCGGCGGCCGGCTTCACCCTGGGTAATGATCTGTTGATCATCACCGGCGCGCTGGTCGGCTCGTCTGGCGCCTACCTCAGCTACATCATGTCCAAGGGCATGAACCGGCGATTCTTGTCTGTCATTGCCGGAGGCTTCGGTTCAGATGGTCAAGTCGTGGGCGAGGCCAAGGAATACGGTCAGCACAGCGAGCTGGTCGCCACCGAGGTGGCTGAACTGCTCAAAGAGTCCAAATCGGTCATCATTGTGCCGGGTTATGGCATGGCCGTGGCCCAGGCCCAGGGCTCGGTCGCCAATCTGACGCAGAAGCTGCGTGATAGGGGCATTGAGACGCGTTTCGCCATCCACCCGGTGGCGGGCCGCCTGCCCGGCCACATGAACGTGCTGCTGGCCGAGGCCAAGGTGCCCTACGACATCGTCCTTGAAATGGATGAGATCAACGACGACTTCCCGGACACCGACGTTGTCTTGGTGATTGGCGCCAACGATGTGGTCAACCCCGAGGCGCTGACCGACCCGAATTCGCCCATCGCCGGCATGCCGGTGTGCCACGTTTGGGAGTCAGGTCAAGTCGTTATTTTCAAGCGGTCAATGGCCACCGGTTACGCCGGGGTGCAGAATCCGCTGTTCTTCCGGGACAACTCGGCCATGTGCTTCGGTGATGCCAAAGACCGGATGGAGGACATCATCCACGCGCTGTAA
- a CDS encoding Re/Si-specific NAD(P)(+) transhydrogenase subunit alpha, with amino-acid sequence MRIGVPKESLTGETRVAASPKSVAQLIKLGYEVVIESGAGAQAAFPDSQFASAGAQVVAKNEAWAAQVVTKINPPTEAEIGLMAEGATLISLVEAPRSPELLKALAARNLTVLAMDSVPRISRAQALDVISSMANIAGYRAVIEAAEQFGSFFTGQITAAGKVPPAKVFVSGAGVAGLAAIGTAGALGAIVKATDIRADVAEQVISMGAEFVEVEAEAQESTDGYAKEASADYAAAAGRMYAEQVKDCDIVITTALIPGKPAPRLLTEEMVASMKPGSVIVDMAAGAGGNVAGSVADQVVTTANGVKIIGYTDLAGRLPTQASQLYSQNIVNLMKLLTPGKDGELVLDLEDVVQRGTLVAHEGAVTWPPPEVAVSAAPAASSAPVTQAAEIKIVHGQKRDPKVQFTAMGICLAAVLALFWVSPTGLLGHFMVFMLAVVIGYYVIGNVHHSLHTPLMSVTNAISGIIIVGSLLGLKSADHSVAIAVLAIGGLLLASINVFGGFLVTHRMLKMFTRG; translated from the coding sequence ATGCGAATAGGTGTTCCCAAGGAGTCACTGACGGGCGAGACCAGGGTCGCGGCCAGCCCCAAGTCGGTGGCACAGCTGATCAAATTGGGCTACGAGGTGGTGATCGAGTCCGGCGCCGGCGCCCAGGCGGCCTTCCCGGATTCGCAATTTGCCAGTGCCGGCGCCCAGGTCGTGGCCAAGAACGAGGCTTGGGCGGCCCAAGTGGTGACCAAGATAAACCCGCCCACCGAGGCGGAGATCGGCCTGATGGCCGAGGGCGCCACACTGATCAGCCTGGTCGAGGCGCCTCGGTCGCCGGAACTGCTCAAGGCCCTGGCGGCGCGGAACCTAACCGTGTTGGCAATGGACTCGGTGCCGCGCATTTCGCGGGCCCAGGCGCTCGACGTGATCTCCTCGATGGCCAATATTGCCGGCTATAGGGCCGTGATTGAGGCGGCTGAGCAATTCGGTTCTTTCTTCACCGGCCAAATCACGGCCGCCGGCAAGGTGCCGCCGGCCAAGGTTTTCGTTTCCGGTGCCGGTGTGGCCGGCCTGGCCGCGATTGGCACGGCCGGGGCCCTTGGGGCCATTGTCAAAGCCACCGATATTCGCGCCGACGTGGCCGAGCAAGTCATCTCGATGGGTGCGGAGTTTGTCGAGGTCGAGGCCGAGGCTCAGGAGTCGACCGACGGTTACGCCAAGGAGGCCAGCGCGGATTATGCCGCTGCGGCCGGGCGGATGTACGCCGAACAGGTCAAGGACTGCGACATTGTCATCACCACCGCCCTGATCCCGGGCAAGCCGGCGCCGCGGTTGCTGACTGAAGAAATGGTTGCTTCAATGAAACCCGGTTCGGTGATTGTTGACATGGCCGCCGGGGCCGGTGGCAATGTCGCCGGGTCAGTGGCTGACCAAGTCGTCACCACAGCCAATGGTGTCAAGATCATTGGCTACACCGACCTAGCTGGGCGCCTACCTACCCAAGCCTCGCAGCTGTACTCCCAAAACATTGTCAACCTGATGAAGCTACTGACCCCTGGCAAAGACGGCGAGCTGGTGTTGGACCTAGAAGATGTGGTCCAACGCGGCACCTTGGTGGCACATGAAGGCGCGGTTACTTGGCCGCCACCGGAGGTGGCCGTTTCGGCCGCGCCGGCTGCCTCCAGCGCCCCGGTCACTCAGGCCGCCGAGATCAAAATTGTGCATGGTCAAAAGCGTGACCCCAAGGTCCAATTCACCGCCATGGGCATTTGCCTGGCAGCTGTGCTGGCCCTGTTCTGGGTGTCACCGACCGGTCTGCTTGGCCACTTCATGGTCTTTATGTTGGCGGTGGTGATTGGCTATTACGTCATTGGTAACGTTCACCATTCGCTGCACACCCCGCTGATGAGCGTGACCAACGCCATTAGCGGCATCATCATTGTCGGCTCGCTGTTGGGGTTGAAATCGGCTGACCATTCGGTGGCCATCGCCGTACTGGCCATTGGCGGCCTGCTATTGGCCTCAATCAATGTGTTCGGTGGGTTCTTGGTGACCCACCGCATGCTCAAGATGTTTACGAGGGGCTGA
- a CDS encoding MazG family protein: protein MAYLVQTMDRLRAPGGCPWDAAQDHLSLVRHLLEEAYEAADAIESGDRQELREELGDVLLQVVFHAAIAASEPDPFNLDDIANEVADKLVRRHPQVFGPAEDSSAALTPDQAHARWDQIKAQEKARTSVLDGIPLAQSALARAQKVVARAKRAGLEVKTNQNDGLGERLIGTVRLAESQGLDAETELRQATRSLEKQIMQLENQGKD, encoded by the coding sequence GTGGCTTATCTGGTCCAGACCATGGACCGGTTGCGTGCCCCTGGCGGTTGCCCTTGGGATGCTGCCCAGGACCATTTGTCGCTAGTGCGCCACTTGCTCGAAGAGGCCTATGAGGCGGCTGACGCGATCGAATCTGGCGACCGGCAAGAACTGCGTGAGGAACTGGGCGATGTACTGCTGCAGGTCGTCTTTCACGCCGCCATTGCTGCCAGCGAGCCGGATCCGTTCAACCTAGATGACATTGCCAACGAAGTGGCGGATAAGCTGGTGCGTCGCCACCCTCAGGTCTTTGGCCCAGCTGAAGATTCAAGTGCGGCCCTGACTCCCGACCAGGCCCACGCCCGCTGGGACCAGATCAAGGCCCAAGAAAAGGCCCGGACCTCGGTTTTGGACGGCATCCCACTGGCCCAATCGGCTCTGGCCAGGGCCCAGAAGGTGGTGGCCCGGGCCAAGCGGGCCGGTCTTGAGGTCAAGACAAATCAAAACGACGGTTTGGGCGAACGGCTAATTGGCACGGTGCGACTGGCGGAAAGCCAGGGCCTCGATGCCGAAACGGAACTACGTCAGGCCACGCGCAGCCTCGAAAAGCAAATCATGCAATTGGAAAACCAAGGAAAGGACTAG
- the mfd gene encoding transcription-repair coupling factor yields the protein MSLANLSQILRQESGFGRVVERAVARLSATEPGQSDSPAQADQDKTDRTAKTGSSQTDRLAISAVAGIWPALLAAMVQAPNKAGGPPVVAVTGSTTAAEELAKAAAAFIPADTIAVLPAPETLPHERLSPRPDTLARRMAVFRRLAHPDKSGPHGPISLLCTPIRSILQPVISQLGEVPVVRLQTGQQAQLGQIADQLGRAAYNRVDMVTRRGEYAVRGGILDVFAPNEDHPIRIDFWGDEVESIRFFAVASQRSSDPAPDGLWAPACRELLLTSDVRQRAKDLASQLPGLEDMATRISQGLAVEGMEALTPLLVEQMVPVVDQLPPGALLVLVEPERLRRRAEDLAATDAEFLAAAWEAAALGGSRPSAGSHAVDAGQLGADRPASTGTFWDMDQLQAHATAAGHSWWTLGSFGLPTQGEVVGEDGDTASARMPDAAAQVEFVEVAAGVAPGFQERLGQAIDQLKQWVHQGWRVVLTTEGHGPAKRLVERLSGEDVPARLVEAIGPKVEPGLVHVTTAAGAGYVIDSLKLAVICERDLAGRAGPTTRYMRKLPARRRAGVDPLQLRAGDLVVHERHGVGRFVELISRTVGSGATKATREYLVMEYAASRRGQGPDRLYVPTDSLDQVTKYMGGENPALSKLGGADWSATKARARRAVQDMAGELIRLYAKRMATKGFAFSPDTPWQRELEDAFAYVETPDQLGSIDEVKGDMERLAPMDRLICGDVGYGKTEIAVRAAFKAVQDSKQVAVLAPTTLLVRQHLETFADRLAPFPVTVKPLSRFQSEREAEQTKTELAQGQVDVVIGTHALLTGTVRFKDLGLVIVDEEQRFGVEHKETLKAQWPTVDVLSMSATPIPRTLEMAVSGIREMSTLATPPEERQPVLTFVGPATPGQTAAAIRRELLRDGQVFYVHNRVRSINKVAAQVSQLVPEARVAVAHGQMSENQLEQVIIDFWDKKIDLLVCTTIIETGLDIANANTLIVDGASKFGLPQLHQLRGRVGRGRERAYAYFLYPAGETLTETAHDRLTTIATQSELGAGMQVAMKDLEIRGAGNLLGGEQSGHIAGVGFDLYLRMISEAVAASKGEAQPAAEVTVELPVDAHIPQDYIDHDRLRLEAYTKIAAASNQRDLDEVQSELADRYGTPPAPTEALFDVTRLRWAARAAGISEISAQGRYIRLHPLELPESKQLRLSRICKGTVIKPALRTVLVALPRPAQLGQAAAVGPDLVRWLTDLVQDLVTETEPN from the coding sequence ATGAGCCTGGCCAATCTGAGCCAGATCCTGCGCCAGGAGTCAGGCTTTGGCCGGGTTGTCGAGCGGGCGGTGGCACGCCTATCGGCAACCGAGCCGGGCCAAAGCGACAGCCCGGCCCAGGCAGATCAAGACAAGACCGACCGCACGGCCAAAACAGGTTCGAGCCAGACCGACCGCCTGGCCATTTCGGCCGTGGCCGGCATCTGGCCGGCCCTGCTGGCCGCCATGGTCCAAGCCCCAAACAAGGCCGGCGGGCCACCGGTAGTGGCGGTGACGGGTTCAACCACCGCAGCGGAGGAACTAGCCAAAGCCGCCGCCGCCTTCATTCCGGCGGACACTATCGCCGTCTTGCCGGCACCGGAAACACTGCCCCACGAACGGCTGTCGCCCAGGCCGGACACTTTGGCCAGGCGAATGGCCGTCTTCCGCCGCCTGGCCCACCCAGACAAATCCGGCCCTCACGGGCCCATCAGCCTGCTATGCACGCCAATCCGCTCAATCCTCCAACCTGTCATCAGCCAGCTTGGCGAGGTGCCGGTGGTCAGACTGCAGACCGGCCAGCAGGCTCAACTAGGACAGATCGCAGACCAGCTGGGCCGCGCCGCCTACAACCGGGTCGACATGGTCACCAGACGCGGCGAGTACGCCGTGCGGGGCGGCATCTTGGATGTCTTTGCCCCCAACGAAGACCACCCCATCCGGATTGACTTCTGGGGTGATGAAGTCGAGTCGATCCGGTTTTTCGCCGTGGCCAGCCAACGTTCCAGTGACCCAGCACCAGATGGACTCTGGGCGCCGGCCTGCCGCGAATTGCTGCTGACCAGTGACGTCAGGCAGCGAGCCAAAGACCTGGCTAGCCAACTGCCCGGTCTAGAAGATATGGCCACCCGGATCAGCCAGGGTTTGGCGGTCGAGGGCATGGAGGCACTGACCCCGCTGCTAGTGGAGCAAATGGTGCCGGTGGTGGACCAGCTGCCGCCCGGCGCGCTGCTGGTCTTGGTTGAACCTGAGCGTCTGCGCCGCAGAGCCGAGGACCTAGCAGCCACCGACGCCGAGTTTCTGGCCGCGGCCTGGGAAGCGGCCGCCCTAGGAGGGTCAAGGCCCTCCGCCGGGTCGCACGCGGTAGACGCGGGCCAGCTAGGGGCGGACCGGCCAGCATCAACCGGCACCTTCTGGGACATGGACCAGTTGCAGGCCCACGCCACCGCCGCTGGCCACAGTTGGTGGACGCTGGGTAGCTTTGGCCTGCCCACCCAGGGTGAGGTTGTAGGCGAAGACGGGGACACGGCATCGGCCCGGATGCCCGATGCCGCCGCTCAAGTCGAGTTCGTAGAGGTGGCAGCCGGGGTTGCGCCTGGTTTTCAAGAACGCCTAGGCCAGGCCATCGACCAGCTGAAACAGTGGGTCCACCAGGGCTGGCGGGTGGTCTTGACAACCGAAGGCCACGGACCGGCTAAACGACTAGTCGAGCGCCTTAGTGGCGAAGACGTACCGGCCAGGTTGGTTGAGGCCATCGGACCAAAGGTCGAGCCTGGGCTGGTCCACGTCACCACTGCCGCCGGGGCTGGCTACGTCATTGACAGTCTCAAACTGGCCGTCATTTGCGAACGCGACCTGGCTGGCCGGGCCGGGCCCACCACCCGTTACATGCGCAAGCTGCCGGCCAGGCGGCGGGCGGGTGTCGATCCGCTCCAGCTCAGGGCCGGTGACCTGGTGGTACACGAGCGTCACGGTGTGGGCCGGTTTGTCGAGCTGATTAGCCGGACGGTTGGCAGCGGCGCGACCAAGGCGACCCGCGAATACCTGGTTATGGAATATGCCGCCTCGCGTCGCGGCCAGGGCCCAGACCGGCTTTATGTGCCAACCGATTCGCTGGACCAAGTGACCAAGTACATGGGCGGGGAGAACCCGGCGCTGTCGAAACTGGGCGGTGCGGATTGGTCCGCCACCAAGGCTAGAGCCCGCCGAGCCGTCCAAGACATGGCTGGCGAGCTCATCAGGCTCTACGCCAAACGCATGGCCACCAAGGGTTTCGCCTTTTCGCCTGACACACCCTGGCAACGTGAGCTTGAAGACGCCTTCGCTTACGTTGAGACGCCAGATCAACTGGGCAGCATTGACGAGGTCAAAGGCGATATGGAGCGCCTGGCGCCAATGGACCGCCTGATCTGCGGTGATGTTGGCTACGGCAAAACCGAAATCGCGGTTAGGGCGGCTTTCAAGGCGGTCCAAGACTCCAAACAGGTGGCCGTGCTGGCGCCCACCACGTTGCTGGTGCGCCAGCACCTCGAGACCTTTGCTGACCGCTTGGCTCCGTTCCCGGTGACGGTCAAACCGCTGTCTCGTTTCCAATCCGAGCGCGAAGCTGAACAGACCAAGACCGAGCTGGCTCAGGGTCAGGTCGATGTGGTCATCGGCACACATGCGCTGCTGACTGGCACTGTCCGCTTCAAAGACTTGGGTCTGGTCATAGTCGATGAGGAACAGCGATTCGGGGTTGAGCACAAGGAGACACTGAAGGCCCAGTGGCCCACGGTCGACGTGCTGTCAATGAGCGCCACACCGATCCCGCGGACCTTGGAAATGGCGGTTTCCGGCATCCGAGAAATGTCGACCCTGGCCACACCGCCGGAAGAGCGCCAGCCGGTTTTGACTTTTGTGGGGCCGGCCACGCCTGGGCAAACGGCCGCCGCCATCCGGCGCGAATTACTGCGCGACGGCCAGGTCTTCTATGTCCACAACCGAGTCCGTTCTATTAACAAGGTGGCCGCCCAGGTCAGCCAGCTGGTGCCGGAAGCCCGTGTGGCGGTGGCCCACGGCCAGATGAGCGAAAACCAGTTGGAGCAGGTCATTATCGATTTTTGGGACAAGAAGATTGACTTGTTGGTCTGCACCACCATCATTGAAACTGGACTCGATATTGCTAATGCCAACACTTTGATCGTTGACGGGGCTTCGAAGTTTGGCCTGCCGCAGCTGCACCAATTGCGCGGCCGGGTGGGCCGGGGCAGGGAGCGGGCTTACGCCTATTTCCTTTACCCGGCCGGCGAGACCCTGACCGAAACAGCCCATGACCGGTTGACCACTATTGCCACCCAGTCTGAGCTGGGCGCCGGTATGCAGGTGGCGATGAAAGACCTGGAGATCAGGGGCGCCGGCAACTTACTGGGCGGCGAACAATCCGGCCATATTGCCGGGGTTGGTTTTGATCTGTACCTCAGGATGATTTCTGAGGCCGTGGCGGCCTCCAAAGGTGAGGCCCAGCCGGCAGCGGAGGTCACTGTTGAACTACCTGTCGACGCCCACATCCCGCAGGACTACATTGACCACGACCGGTTGCGCCTGGAGGCTTACACCAAGATCGCGGCGGCCTCGAACCAGAGAGATTTGGATGAGGTCCAAAGCGAATTGGCGGACCGCTACGGCACACCGCCCGCCCCAACTGAGGCTCTATTCGATGTCACCCGGCTGCGTTGGGCGGCCCGGGCGGCTGGAATTAGCGAGATTTCGGCTCAGGGCCGCTATATCCGTTTACACCCGCTTGAGCTTCCCGAATCGAAACAGCTCCGGCTCTCGCGGATCTGCAAAGGTACGGTCATCAAACCGGCCCTTCGCACCGTCCTGGTGGCCTTGCCCAGGCCGGCCCAACTGGGCCAGGCTGCGGCGGTCGGCCCCGACTTGGTACGCTGGCTGACCGACCTGGTCCAGGACCTGGTCACAGAAACCGAGCCGAATTGA
- the pth gene encoding aminoacyl-tRNA hydrolase, producing MWLIAGLGNPGAKYAATRHNLGYLVADELAARTGVGFASRANGRALAAAVRIGLGPGGVPGPRAVLAKPLSYMNLSGGPVSQLVAYFGIDPEHVIVVHDDLDLPAFELKLKRGGGEGGHNGLKDISKALGTKDYIRVRAGIGRPPGQVAAADYVLGPFPQAQNPDVADLVERAANAVEMIVLKGLDSAQLKFHSKDQT from the coding sequence ATGTGGCTGATTGCAGGTCTGGGCAACCCTGGGGCCAAATACGCCGCCACCCGGCACAACCTGGGCTACCTGGTAGCTGATGAGCTGGCCGCCAGGACCGGGGTTGGGTTTGCCAGCCGGGCGAACGGGCGGGCCTTGGCGGCGGCCGTGCGCATTGGCCTGGGGCCTGGCGGCGTGCCTGGCCCCAGGGCGGTGTTGGCCAAACCGCTCAGCTACATGAACCTTTCCGGTGGCCCTGTCAGCCAGTTGGTCGCCTACTTTGGTATTGACCCCGAACACGTCATTGTGGTTCATGACGACCTTGACCTGCCGGCCTTCGAACTCAAGCTCAAACGCGGCGGCGGCGAGGGCGGCCACAACGGCCTGAAGGACATTTCCAAGGCCTTGGGTACCAAGGACTACATCAGGGTCAGGGCCGGTATTGGCCGGCCCCCGGGCCAGGTGGCGGCGGCGGACTATGTGCTTGGCCCCTTCCCTCAGGCCCAGAACCCGGACGTGGCGGATTTGGTCGAGCGGGCGGCCAACGCGGTCGAAATGATTGTTCTGAAGGGCCTGGACAGTGCCCAACTGAAGTTCCATTCGAAAGACCAAACATGA
- a CDS encoding 50S ribosomal protein L25/general stress protein Ctc, which yields MVETQLVAEARTEFGKGAARRTRRAGLVPAVMHSRGEMPIHVSLPGHGTYLALRQANAVLEIELDGKKSLTIAREIQRHPVTDVLEHVDLQVVRRGEKIEADVPMRIEGEPVAGIAILDMQELRVRAEALQVPDHIAVSVDGLTEGDVIRLADLVLPANVEALAEPEAVIVTVTVPRVIEEELPTEVEEEDEELAEAEGEEAPAEEE from the coding sequence GTGGTAGAAACCCAACTCGTAGCTGAGGCGCGGACCGAATTTGGCAAGGGTGCGGCCCGCCGCACCCGCCGGGCCGGGCTGGTGCCGGCTGTAATGCATTCACGTGGCGAGATGCCGATTCACGTATCGCTACCTGGCCATGGCACCTATTTGGCTTTGCGCCAGGCCAACGCCGTGCTGGAGATCGAGCTGGACGGCAAAAAGAGCCTGACCATTGCCCGCGAAATCCAGCGCCACCCGGTGACTGACGTGCTTGAGCATGTCGACCTGCAGGTGGTCAGGCGGGGCGAGAAGATCGAGGCCGATGTGCCCATGCGGATCGAAGGCGAGCCAGTGGCCGGCATTGCCATTTTGGATATGCAGGAACTGCGGGTCAGGGCTGAGGCCCTGCAAGTGCCGGATCACATTGCAGTGTCGGTGGACGGCCTGACCGAAGGCGACGTCATTAGACTGGCTGACCTGGTCTTGCCGGCCAACGTCGAGGCTCTGGCCGAGCCGGAAGCCGTCATTGTGACTGTGACCGTGCCACGAGTGATCGAAGAAGAACTGCCCACCGAGGTCGAGGAAGAAGACGAAGAGCTGGCCGAGGCCGAGGGCGAAGAAGCACCAGCCGAGGAAGAATAA
- the ahpC gene encoding alkyl hydroperoxide reductase subunit C: MSRLNTRIPEFAATYYQNGDFHDMTDQTLLGHWSVVFFYPADFTFVCPTELSDLADLYPQFQEEGVEVYSVSTDTHFSHLAWHESSEAVGKIAFPMVGDPTGQICRGFEVMIEDAGLAERGTFLVDPEGQIKAIEISDGPVGRNAADTLRKVKAAKWVAANPSDACPAKWAFGGEVLKPGADLVGKI; encoded by the coding sequence ATGTCCCGTCTCAACACCCGCATCCCCGAGTTCGCCGCCACCTACTACCAGAACGGCGACTTCCACGATATGACCGACCAAACGCTGCTGGGTCACTGGTCCGTGGTCTTCTTCTATCCGGCCGATTTCACTTTCGTCTGCCCCACCGAACTAAGTGACTTGGCGGACCTGTATCCCCAGTTCCAAGAAGAGGGCGTGGAGGTCTACTCGGTTTCCACCGACACCCACTTCTCCCACCTGGCCTGGCACGAGAGCTCTGAGGCCGTGGGCAAGATCGCCTTCCCCATGGTGGGCGACCCGACTGGGCAAATCTGCCGCGGCTTTGAGGTCATGATCGAAGATGCCGGCTTAGCCGAGCGTGGCACCTTCTTAGTTGACCCCGAGGGTCAAATCAAGGCGATTGAGATCTCCGACGGCCCGGTTGGCCGCAACGCCGCAGATACGCTGCGCAAAGTCAAGGCCGCCAAATGGGTTGCGGCAAATCCGTCCGACGCCTGCCCAGCCAAATGGGCCTTTGGCGGCGAGGTGCTCAAGCCTGGTGCCGATCTAGTCGGCAAGATCTAG
- a CDS encoding ribose-phosphate diphosphokinase yields MVLIAGRAHPELAQAVADELHCDLVPTSAYDFANGEIYVRFGESVRGASAFVLQSHTSPVNQWLMEHLIMCDAAKRASAKSTTVVAPFYAYARQDKKHRGREPISARLMADLFTTAGADRLMAVDLHTSQIQGFFNGPVDHLWALPVLANYVRTRVDRSKLTIVSPDAGRVRLSDHWSDRLGAPLAIIHKRRDPTMANQVKVHELVGEVEGRTCVIVDDMIDTASTIVQAAQALKDNGAAQVLVASTHAVMSGPAVERLQKSCISEVVVTDTLPLDEDQRFEKLTVLSIAPLIARAIREVFDDGSVTSLFDGNA; encoded by the coding sequence ATGGTACTGATCGCAGGCAGAGCCCACCCAGAGTTGGCCCAGGCGGTGGCTGACGAGCTGCACTGCGATCTGGTGCCAACTTCCGCCTATGACTTTGCCAACGGTGAGATTTACGTTCGCTTTGGCGAATCGGTTAGGGGCGCCAGCGCTTTTGTGCTTCAGTCGCATACCAGCCCAGTAAACCAATGGTTAATGGAACACCTGATCATGTGCGACGCGGCCAAGCGGGCCTCAGCCAAGTCGACCACAGTGGTGGCGCCGTTCTACGCCTACGCCCGTCAGGACAAGAAGCACCGTGGCCGCGAACCGATAAGCGCCAGGCTGATGGCGGATCTGTTCACAACCGCCGGGGCCGACCGTCTAATGGCGGTTGACCTGCACACCTCCCAGATCCAGGGTTTCTTCAACGGTCCGGTTGACCACTTGTGGGCTTTGCCGGTCTTGGCCAACTATGTGCGCACCCGGGTAGACCGCTCGAAGTTGACTATCGTCTCGCCCGATGCCGGACGGGTGCGTTTGTCAGATCACTGGTCGGATCGCTTGGGGGCGCCTCTAGCGATAATCCACAAACGCCGTGATCCAACGATGGCCAATCAGGTCAAAGTGCATGAGCTGGTCGGTGAGGTTGAAGGCCGGACCTGCGTCATAGTCGATGACATGATCGACACTGCCAGCACCATTGTTCAAGCTGCCCAGGCCCTAAAGGACAACGGCGCCGCCCAGGTCTTGGTCGCCTCGACCCATGCGGTCATGTCTGGGCCGGCCGTTGAACGGCTGCAAAAGTCGTGTATCAGCGAGGTTGTGGTGACCGACACGCTGCCACTGGATGAGGACCAGCGTTTTGAGAAGCTGACCGTATTGTCGATTGCGCCGCTAATCGCCCGGGCTATCCGCGAGGTTTTCGACGACGGCTCGGTCACATCACTGTTTGACGGCAACGCCTAG